The following proteins come from a genomic window of Winogradskyella sp. PC-19:
- a CDS encoding GYDIA family GHMP kinase, with protein sequence MTKFKSNGKLLLTGEYLVLDGAKALALPTSFGQQLLIKNNNSNYIIWESFDEHNDIWFNNKFLIKNILSNDYTSSNEISQRLIEILRSVNSLNPNFFKLNNGFDINTTQDFNRSWGLGTSSTLINNIANWTNVDAYKLLELTFGGSGYDIACAQNDNAITYQLRDKNPLVTEVDFDPSFKENIYFVYLNQKQNSREGIVAYRNFKGDLKASILEVNSITEKMISCENLNDFNALIIEHESIISKIIHLKPVKEALFKDFEGAIKSLGAWGGDFIMVTSKNNPKNYFEAKGYPTVIPYHKMIKA encoded by the coding sequence ATGACTAAATTCAAAAGCAACGGAAAACTACTGTTAACTGGAGAATATCTAGTTCTAGATGGCGCAAAAGCTCTAGCCTTGCCTACGTCTTTTGGTCAGCAACTTTTAATAAAAAATAACAATAGCAATTATATAATCTGGGAAAGCTTTGATGAGCACAATGACATTTGGTTTAATAACAAGTTTTTAATTAAAAATATATTATCTAATGATTACACATCCAGTAATGAAATATCGCAAAGACTTATTGAGATATTAAGGAGTGTAAATTCTCTAAACCCTAATTTCTTCAAACTTAATAACGGTTTCGATATTAATACTACTCAAGATTTTAATAGAAGTTGGGGATTAGGTACTTCATCTACTCTAATTAATAATATTGCCAATTGGACAAATGTTGATGCTTACAAATTATTAGAACTGACTTTTGGAGGTAGTGGCTATGATATTGCTTGTGCTCAAAATGACAATGCTATCACTTACCAATTAAGAGACAAAAATCCTTTAGTTACTGAAGTTGATTTCGACCCTAGTTTTAAAGAGAATATTTATTTTGTTTATCTTAATCAAAAGCAAAATAGTCGTGAAGGCATAGTAGCTTACAGGAACTTTAAAGGTGATTTAAAAGCTTCAATATTAGAAGTTAATAGTATTACAGAAAAAATGATTTCTTGCGAAAATTTGAACGATTTTAATGCCTTAATAATTGAGCATGAGTCTATCATTTCAAAAATAATACATCTAAAACCAGTTAAAGAAGCTCTTTTTAAGGATTTCGAAGGTGCTATAAAAAGTCTAGGTGCTTGGGGTGGAGATTTTATAATGGTTACTTCAAAAAATAATCCTAAAAATTATTTTGAAGCTAAAGGTTATCCTACAGTAATCCCATATCATAAAATGATAAAAGCATAA
- a CDS encoding hydroxymethylglutaryl-CoA reductase, degradative, with the protein MHKTISGFSKLTKTEKVDWILKTYFNNDNNSRDLVTQYWNSNQKLQKLHDEFIENTITNFYLPLGVAPNFLINDTLYTIPMTIEESSVVAAASKAAKFWYERGGFKAEVISTTKIGQVHFTFNGDKTELENYFNTIKSKLISDASSITKNMERRGGGILDIELRDKTKELDNYYQLHATFETLDAMGANFINSCLEQFAETFKNEAKSHNIKDLNIVMSILSNYVPQCLVRAEVSCKISDLKDKDIPNPEEFAEKFKQAVSIAEVEPHRAVTHNKGIMNGIDAVVLATGNDFRAVEAGVHAYASKDGKYSSLTRCRINDDTFTFWLEIPLALGTVGGLTSLHPLVKFALQLLGKPSAKDLMKIVAVAGLAQNFAALKSLTTTGIQQGHMKMHLMNILNQFEANDTEKKRLIDHFKNNTVTHNAVVEAIEKLRA; encoded by the coding sequence ATGCATAAGACCATTTCTGGATTTTCTAAATTGACCAAAACCGAAAAAGTTGATTGGATACTTAAGACTTACTTTAACAACGATAACAACTCTCGTGATTTAGTGACTCAATATTGGAATTCTAATCAAAAATTGCAAAAATTGCATGATGAATTTATTGAAAACACTATCACTAACTTCTATTTACCACTTGGTGTGGCACCAAACTTTTTGATTAACGATACACTTTACACCATACCTATGACTATTGAAGAAAGCTCAGTAGTTGCAGCAGCTAGCAAAGCTGCAAAATTTTGGTATGAACGTGGTGGCTTTAAAGCTGAAGTAATATCAACTACAAAAATCGGACAAGTTCATTTTACATTTAATGGCGATAAAACCGAATTGGAAAATTATTTTAATACTATAAAATCTAAACTTATCTCGGATGCTTCTTCGATTACAAAAAACATGGAGCGTCGCGGTGGTGGAATTTTAGATATCGAATTACGTGACAAAACCAAAGAATTAGACAATTACTATCAGCTACATGCGACTTTTGAAACGCTTGATGCTATGGGAGCAAATTTCATTAATTCTTGTCTAGAGCAATTTGCTGAAACTTTTAAGAATGAAGCAAAATCTCATAATATTAAAGACTTAAATATTGTGATGAGCATTTTATCAAATTATGTTCCGCAATGCTTAGTCAGAGCTGAAGTTAGCTGTAAGATTAGCGATTTAAAAGACAAAGACATACCTAATCCTGAAGAGTTTGCAGAAAAATTTAAACAAGCAGTTTCGATTGCCGAAGTAGAACCTCATCGAGCTGTAACACATAATAAAGGCATTATGAATGGTATTGATGCTGTGGTTTTAGCTACTGGAAATGATTTTAGAGCAGTTGAAGCCGGAGTGCATGCTTACGCCTCTAAAGATGGTAAATATTCAAGCTTAACCCGTTGTCGTATTAATGATGATACTTTTACTTTTTGGCTAGAAATACCTTTAGCTCTTGGTACCGTAGGTGGATTGACGAGTTTACATCCATTAGTCAAATTTGCATTGCAGTTGCTAGGAAAGCCATCTGCAAAAGATTTAATGAAGATTGTCGCTGTTGCTGGATTGGCTCAAAATTTTGCAGCCTTAAAATCATTGACTACGACTGGAATACAGCAAGGACATATGAAGATGCACTTAATGAATATCTTAAATCAGTTTGAAGCAAACGACACCGAAAAAAAACGGCTTATTGACCATTTTAAAAACAATACAGTCACACATAATGCTGTAGTCGAAGCCATTGAAAAATTGAGAGCGTAA
- a CDS encoding S9 family peptidase: MNYTRFFAIIGFLVTTLVTAQNKQISLEEIWNGTFRTEGMQALHSMNNGKQYSVLNLDRSSRTTSIDIYDYKTLEKDNTLLSSSDLSEIGAFFDYSFSDDETKILLTTKSQPVFRRSTLGEYYIYDTNTKKLTKLSDDLVQEPTFSPDGRKVVYGFQNNLYVKDLSSGEVKQFTFDGEKNSIINGITDWVYEEEFSFVRAFDWNVDSNKIAFIRFDETEVPEFSMDVFGSGLYQTQQVFKYPKAGEANSKVSLHLYDLDTDKLSELKANKDYQDFYIPRLEWTNDANILSVQYMNRHQDELDLWMIDTSNSSSALVLAETDKAYVDVTFNLTFLKDNSFIWTSEKDGYNHIYHYDKNGKLINQVTDGNWEVTNYYGFDEKANTIFYQSVENGSINRDIYSVKLNGKNKKRLSKRDGTNSASFSADFTYFINTHSSATSPQEYTLNDSKSGKLIKSIKDNDKLAKKVTDYKTSKKEFSTISVNGNDLNMWMIKPADFDPNKKYPLFMYQYSGPGSQQVANRWNGANDYWYQHLAQEGYIVACVDGRGTGLKGAEFKKVTQNELGKYEVEDQIEAAKKLGALPYIDETRMGIWGWSYGGFMSSNALFKGNDVFKMAIAVAPVTSWRFYDTIYTERYMTTPQENPNGYDENSPINHVDKLKGDFLLIHGSGDDNVHLQNTMRMVEALIQANKQFDWMIYPDKNHGIYGGNTRLHLYTKMTNFIHKTLGDKREKSENKEKSKSKIKG; the protein is encoded by the coding sequence ATGAACTACACACGTTTTTTTGCCATTATTGGTTTTTTGGTTACGACTCTTGTAACTGCTCAGAATAAACAGATTAGCTTAGAAGAGATTTGGAATGGTACGTTTAGAACCGAAGGTATGCAAGCGCTACACTCAATGAATAACGGTAAGCAATATTCGGTTTTAAACCTTGATAGATCAAGCAGAACAACATCGATTGACATATACGATTATAAAACTTTAGAAAAAGACAATACATTATTAAGCTCATCAGATTTATCTGAAATTGGAGCTTTTTTTGATTATAGCTTTAGCGACGACGAAACCAAGATTTTACTAACTACAAAGTCACAACCTGTATTTAGACGTTCGACTTTAGGTGAGTATTACATATACGATACCAATACAAAAAAACTGACTAAGCTAAGTGACGACTTAGTGCAAGAACCAACATTTTCTCCAGATGGAAGAAAAGTAGTATACGGTTTTCAAAACAACTTATACGTTAAAGATTTAAGTTCTGGTGAAGTTAAACAATTCACTTTTGATGGTGAAAAGAATAGCATAATCAATGGTATTACGGATTGGGTTTACGAAGAAGAATTTAGTTTTGTCCGTGCTTTTGATTGGAACGTGGATAGCAATAAAATTGCTTTTATAAGATTTGATGAAACTGAAGTGCCAGAATTTTCTATGGATGTTTTTGGTTCAGGATTATATCAAACACAACAGGTTTTTAAATACCCAAAAGCCGGTGAAGCAAACTCTAAGGTGTCTTTGCATTTATATGATTTAGATACTGACAAACTTTCTGAATTGAAAGCAAATAAAGATTATCAAGATTTTTACATTCCAAGATTAGAATGGACAAATGATGCTAATATTTTGAGTGTTCAGTATATGAATCGTCATCAAGACGAATTAGATTTATGGATGATTGACACATCAAATTCTAGTTCAGCTTTAGTTTTAGCAGAAACTGATAAAGCTTATGTCGACGTTACTTTTAATCTTACTTTTTTAAAAGACAATAGTTTTATTTGGACAAGCGAGAAAGATGGATATAATCACATTTATCACTACGACAAAAACGGAAAGCTTATCAATCAAGTAACTGATGGAAATTGGGAAGTGACTAATTACTATGGTTTTGATGAAAAGGCCAATACTATTTTTTATCAATCAGTAGAAAACGGTTCAATAAATCGTGATATCTATTCTGTTAAATTAAACGGAAAAAATAAAAAACGCTTATCAAAACGAGATGGAACAAACAGTGCTTCTTTTAGTGCTGACTTTACTTATTTTATAAACACACATTCTAGTGCTACTTCTCCACAAGAATATACACTTAATGATTCTAAATCAGGAAAACTGATTAAAAGTATTAAAGACAACGATAAGTTGGCAAAGAAAGTCACCGATTATAAAACTTCAAAAAAAGAGTTTAGTACGATTTCAGTTAACGGAAACGACTTAAATATGTGGATGATAAAGCCAGCAGATTTTGATCCAAATAAAAAATATCCGCTTTTTATGTATCAGTATTCTGGACCAGGTTCTCAGCAGGTAGCAAACCGTTGGAATGGTGCAAATGATTATTGGTACCAGCATTTAGCGCAAGAAGGTTATATTGTAGCTTGTGTAGATGGAAGAGGAACAGGGCTTAAAGGTGCAGAGTTTAAAAAGGTAACTCAAAATGAATTAGGTAAATACGAGGTTGAAGACCAAATTGAAGCGGCTAAAAAGCTTGGTGCTTTACCTTACATTGACGAAACTCGAATGGGAATTTGGGGTTGGAGTTATGGTGGTTTTATGAGTAGCAATGCGCTTTTTAAGGGTAATGATGTATTTAAAATGGCGATAGCTGTTGCGCCGGTAACCAGTTGGAGATTTTACGATACTATTTATACAGAACGTTATATGACAACACCTCAAGAAAATCCAAACGGATATGACGAGAACTCTCCAATAAACCATGTCGATAAACTTAAAGGAGACTTTTTATTAATTCATGGATCTGGTGATGATAATGTACATTTACAGAATACCATGCGTATGGTTGAAGCATTAATTCAAGCTAATAAACAGTTCGATTGGATGATTTATCCTGATAAAAATCATGGAATTTATGGTGGTAATACAAGATTACATTTATACACAAAAATGACTAATTTTATTCATAAGACACTCGGAGATAAACGAGAGAAGTCTGAAAATAAGGAAAAGTCGAAATCTAAAATTAAAGGATAA
- a CDS encoding peptide MFS transporter codes for MEFKFGGSETNQKTVLGHPSGLFVLFFTEMWERFSYYGMRALLVLFLTAAILGEGGWGWERSEALVLYAWYTGLVYITPIIGGFIADKLMGYRKAVVLGALLMTLGHASMALEVTADTFFYLGLGLLIIGNGLFKPNISSIVGQLYKNQGKEKDAGYTIFYMGINAGAFLGILLCGYIGESVGWHYGFGLAGIFMFFGMLQFFYAQKIFGNIGLSPKDAEDLDDVIEDSIEDTKDAIEAVADHASKSKVTADRLKVIGVFSFFTIFFWWAFEQAGGSMTIFAADYTDRVLEGSGATTFKVFNTLLTVVPMLIITWVLVMLFKQTFKKYALSNMFLGTSFVIIWGIVIWMLVREFNAEVAEVKASWFGILNSFFIIAFAPLFSKVWESKYNPSGPVKFAIGLILLGLGFGILSYGSMGIPLGAKSASVSMIFLVLAYLFHTLGELCVSPVGLSYVSKLAPLKLVGMMFGIWFVANFIANFAAGITGSYIDPIVEEYGMATFFLIFTAIPVGAGVIMLILNKTLIRMMHGIR; via the coding sequence ATGGAATTTAAATTTGGAGGTTCTGAAACGAATCAAAAGACAGTATTAGGTCATCCATCTGGCCTTTTTGTTTTGTTTTTCACAGAAATGTGGGAGCGTTTTTCTTATTACGGTATGCGAGCATTGCTTGTGTTATTCTTAACTGCAGCTATCTTAGGTGAAGGCGGTTGGGGCTGGGAACGATCAGAAGCATTAGTCCTTTATGCTTGGTATACAGGCTTGGTATATATAACACCAATTATTGGAGGTTTTATAGCTGATAAATTAATGGGGTATCGAAAGGCTGTCGTATTAGGAGCTTTACTAATGACACTAGGTCATGCTTCAATGGCTTTAGAAGTTACAGCTGATACCTTTTTCTATTTAGGATTAGGATTGCTTATTATTGGTAATGGTCTATTTAAGCCAAATATTTCTTCAATTGTTGGTCAATTATATAAAAATCAAGGAAAAGAAAAAGATGCGGGCTATACTATTTTTTATATGGGTATTAATGCAGGTGCGTTTTTAGGTATTCTTTTATGTGGTTATATAGGTGAATCTGTTGGATGGCATTATGGTTTTGGACTTGCAGGTATTTTTATGTTTTTTGGAATGTTACAGTTCTTCTATGCTCAAAAAATATTTGGAAATATTGGTTTGTCTCCAAAAGATGCTGAAGACTTAGACGATGTTATAGAGGATTCTATAGAAGATACAAAAGATGCTATTGAAGCAGTAGCTGACCATGCATCAAAGTCTAAAGTTACAGCTGATAGATTAAAAGTTATTGGTGTATTTTCTTTCTTTACTATTTTCTTTTGGTGGGCCTTTGAACAAGCAGGTGGTTCAATGACCATATTTGCTGCGGACTATACTGATAGAGTTTTAGAAGGTAGCGGAGCTACAACATTTAAAGTATTTAATACCTTATTAACCGTAGTGCCAATGTTAATAATAACATGGGTTTTAGTAATGCTCTTTAAACAAACTTTTAAGAAATATGCATTATCCAACATGTTCTTAGGAACAAGTTTTGTGATTATTTGGGGAATAGTTATTTGGATGCTTGTGAGAGAGTTTAATGCAGAAGTGGCTGAAGTAAAAGCATCTTGGTTTGGTATTCTTAATTCCTTCTTTATAATTGCTTTTGCACCATTGTTTTCTAAAGTATGGGAAAGTAAATATAATCCAAGTGGTCCTGTTAAGTTCGCGATTGGATTAATTTTATTAGGTCTTGGTTTTGGTATTTTGTCATACGGCTCAATGGGAATTCCATTAGGAGCTAAATCAGCTTCAGTAAGTATGATATTCCTAGTTTTAGCATATTTATTTCATACACTTGGAGAACTTTGTGTATCTCCTGTAGGTTTATCTTATGTAAGTAAACTAGCGCCGCTTAAGTTGGTAGGTATGATGTTTGGTATTTGGTTTGTAGCGAATTTTATAGCAAATTTTGCAGCAGGTATTACAGGTAGTTACATTGACCCAATTGTTGAGGAATATGGAATGGCAACTTTCTTTTTGATATTTACAGCTATACCAGTTGGGGCAGGAGTTATAATGTTGATTTTAAACAAAACATTAATCAGAATGATGCACGGCATCAGATAA
- a CDS encoding thioredoxin family protein: MKKIFLGVFVLLMAINVSGQEINWMTFEEAIALQKKTPKKIMVDMYTVWCGPCKMLDRDTFKNEDVAKYVNEHYYAVKFNAEGNEEVNFKGEVFTNPQYDPAKAKRRNAPHQLSRYFSIRSYPTILFLDEEANFITPVVGYKTPQQLEVFLTIFKDDKYKEIKTQEAFNKYYETFKPTFSKTK; encoded by the coding sequence ATGAAAAAGATATTTTTAGGAGTGTTTGTATTGCTAATGGCAATCAACGTATCAGGACAAGAAATAAATTGGATGACTTTTGAGGAGGCAATTGCGCTGCAAAAGAAAACTCCAAAGAAGATTATGGTAGATATGTATACAGTTTGGTGTGGGCCATGCAAAATGCTAGACCGTGATACATTTAAAAACGAAGATGTGGCAAAATATGTCAACGAGCATTACTATGCCGTAAAGTTCAATGCAGAAGGTAATGAGGAAGTGAATTTTAAAGGCGAAGTCTTTACCAATCCTCAATATGATCCAGCTAAGGCCAAAAGACGAAACGCACCACACCAGTTATCTAGATATTTTAGCATTCGTTCTTATCCAACAATTTTGTTTTTAGACGAAGAAGCAAATTTTATAACTCCGGTTGTAGGTTACAAAACACCTCAACAATTAGAAGTCTTTTTGACTATTTTTAAGGATGATAAATACAAGGAGATAAAAACGCAAGAGGCTTTTAATAAATACTACGAAACCTTTAAACCAACATTTTCTAAAACTAAATAA